DNA from Atribacteraceae bacterium:
CACGCAGTTACGTCAGGCAACGGCCCTTAGAGTAATTTTTACACTGATCACCCCCGATTACCTCCCCCACAAACCTCTCCACCAGCGCCGGGTCGAACTGAGTACCGGCACAGCGCCTGAGTTCACCCAGGGCCTCATCCGGGCGCAAGGTCTCCCGGTAGGGGCGGTGATTGGTCATGGCATCGTAAGCATCCACGATGGCGC
Protein-coding regions in this window:
- a CDS encoding HD domain-containing phosphohydrolase is translated as AIVDAYDAMTNHRPYRETLRPDEALGELRRCAGTQFDPALVERFVGEVIGGDQCKNYSKGRCLT